TGAATTAATATTATCATCAACTCCAGCACTAAAAAGAGTCTCTATTTGATACAAATATAAACCATCTAAATAGTATGCAACTTCTCCACCATCAAAATCAAGTACATTTCTAAGTTCATCAAATATTGCAATTGACTTATTTATATATATAAATTTATTTTCAACATCACCATTATTTATTGCA
Above is a genomic segment from Aliarcobacter cryaerophilus containing:
- the fliS gene encoding flagellar export chaperone FliS → MGIELYNQQNAVSDDPYALVLKLYEGIIKYLSFAKSAINNGDVENKFIYINKSIAIFDELRNVLDFDGGEVAYYLDGLYLYQIETLFSAGVDDNINSINQVIKVTQGLIDAWKEETGL